AACCGGCTTGATCCCGACCTTGTAGGTCGTCCAGGCCTTGCACTGCACGATGCCGAAGGGCTTCTCGTTGCCCGCCTTGTAGACCCAGATATCCACCCCGCCGTCGGCCCCGATGCGGGTCTCTTTCGGGTCATAGCCGGTCATGCGAAAATACTCGGCACACACCGTCTCGAAACGCTTCCATTCCAAGGAACTCAAGATCTCGGCCGACCACTCCTGGCGACGCTCGACGTGGAGCGACCCCATGGTGAATTCGTCCCCGTCAGGCTCAAAGCTCTGAGCCGAGGCCGCCAGATCATTCACCGTCTGCGGCGAGTTTCCCGGTCGAGGCCTTTGGACCGGGATTCGGCTTCGTGCGCTTTCCGGCGCACCCCAGCCTTCACGGATGAGATAATAGAGGCCCGCGAGGATGGCACCGACGAGGCAGATCAGGAAGAGGACGTAAAGGACCTTCCCGAAATCCACCCTATGCAGGAAAATTGCCGCGAGGATGACGAGTCCCACAACGAAATTGAACTCATCCTTCCGCCCCCTGTATCTTTTCCTAGCCACGCTGTAAAATCCCCTCGATCCTGACTCAATTCCCCACCGCCCCCAAACTACCACCTGCTATCAGAAAAGAGTCACACGTACGCCGCACCCTCCTCCTCGATCTTAAACCCGATCTCTTTCCGCCCCTTCTCCTCCGGCTGCATCATTTGCCGAATGGCGTCGAAGACCACCCGGAACTGGGCATCGTACCTCTGCTCCAGCTCATCGAGCCGACGGGCGAGCTCGGCGTTGGAAGCGATCATCTCCCGCAGCTTGACGAAGGTCCGCATGATGCGGATATTGACTTCGATTGCCCGGTCGCTGTTCAGCACGCTGGAGAGCATGGCCACACCCTGCTCGGTGAAAGCGAAGACATTCGGTGCGTGCTTGAAGCCCGGACTTGTCACAAATTGTGATATGTCCCGGATTTCGTCCCGGCTAAGGGCGATCATGAAATCATCTGGAAACCGCTTGATGTTTCTTCTAACCGCCTGGTTAAGCACCCTTGTCTCCACTCCGTAAAGCTCCGCCAGGTCCCGGTCCAGCATGACCTTCTGGCCACGAAGAGAATAAATCGACTTCTCGATACGCTCAATCGGAATCAGCATTTTCCCCCTCCTTGTTTAAGTCCCGAGTCCCGGGACTGCTATTCTAACCCGGGACCGCCTTACAGATATGCCGCTCCGCCCTCCTCCACCTTGAACCCGATCTCCTTCCGCCCCTTCTCCTCTGGCTTCATCATTTGCCGGATGGCGTCGAACACCGCAACAAACTGCTGGTCATGGCCGGCAAATTTCTTTTCCAGTTCGTCGAGCCGGTGTGCCAACTCGCGGTTAGAGGCGGCCAACTCCCGCATATGCACAAAGGCGCGCATGATGGCGATGTTAACCTGCACGGCGCGCTCGCTGCCCAGCACGCTGGAGAGCATCGCCACCCCCTGCTCCGTGAAGACGTAAGGCAGATAACGTCGGCCGCCTCGACCTTGCGACTTTGAGATTCCAACCTGGAATCTCAAAGACCCGGCCTCCTCGGCCGCGAGCTGAAACATGAAATCCTCGGGAAATCGGCCGATGTTGCGCTTGACCGCCTGGTTCAGCGCTTTGACCTCAACGCCATACATCTCCGCCAGGTCCCTATCCAGCAGCACCTTCTGCCCGCGGATCAGATAAATCTTCCCCTTGACGACCTCTACTGGAACAGTCATGTTCATGCCCCTCCATTGTGACAATCAATCTTGAAAATCCTTTGCGTCTTCGCAAGGTTATGCCTTTGAGGTCACAAATTGTGACCTCAAACAGTTCTCACGCGCGCATGCAGCCGATAAAAAAACCGCCCGCGCCTCACCGGCACCGAGCGGTTTCAACCATCTCTTTGTTTGTCCTCGCGAACCCTCATCCCGCCCTCCGGGCAGCAAAAAACGACCGCCTCAAGATACCTTCACAGATGTGGGATGTCAACGGAAAGGGCGGTCAGGGGCGGTCTCTGGTTTCTGGCCCTGTTCGGAGAAGGCGTAGGAAGGCGTGCGCCGACCGCCCCAGTCACTTGAGGTCGCAAATTGCGACTTCAAGTCTTTAAACTCTTGATTTGTCAGCTGAAACATGAAGTCTGGCGGAAACCTGTCTCCATGATTTCTTCGCCTGAATTTTCCTGTTGTCTTCTTCTGGTCGCCGAATCCCATAAAAACTTAATGCTTTAGACCTTATCGTGTTTCACGCGGATCGAATCTGATAAATTCTGATAAGAATCGGATAAAGCCTTTGTCTTGTTTAATCAGATATTGATCGGATTTTATCCGAAGTTATCCGCGCGGAACTGAAACATGTCGCGATTATATCTTCGCTTGAATTTTTCCGAAGCCTTCTTGTATCAAATCAAAACTTCATGCTTTAGACCTTATCACGTTTCACGCGGATCGAATCTGATAAATTCGGATAAGAATCGGATTAAGCCTTTGTCTTGTTTAATCAGATATTGATCAGATTTTATCCGAGGTTATCCGCGCGGAACGATTTTGATTCATTCCCGAGAACAATTCTTTTAAATTCCGGTTTCCGACCAAAATTCAGCAACAGCCCAACTTCCTTGTCGGTCGCCTTCAAATAATTTGTCAATTGCGCAAGATGTTCACTCCTGATGAACTCTGCGGATTTCAATTCCAAAATCACAATCCCATTCACAATAATATCGGCAATGTAATCTCCAACTTGGATTCCATCGTAATAAACCCTCACACTTTCCTGCTGGACGACCGATAGCCCGCTCTTTTTTAGCTCAATTGCAAGGGCGTTTTCATACACCCTTTCAAGAAAACCGTGACCGAGGCGATTGTAAACGTTGTAATAGGCACAGATGATTTTGTCGGTTATTTCTTCATGGAACATAAATCCCCCCTCGCTTCTCACTGATCGAATCTGATAAGTCCGGATAAGAATCGGATCAATTCCTTGTCTTGCTTAATCAGACGTTGATCCGATTTTATCGGACCTTATCCGCGTGGAACGGTTTCGTATGCCGCGCCTTCCCCTCCACCTTGAACCCGATCGCCATCTGCGTCATCTGCGGATTCATTGATTCCTCTCCTTGCTTCTTTTCTCCAAAAAAAACCGCCCGCGCCTCACCGGCACCGGGCGGTTTCATCAATCCTTCCGTCTTCCTCCCAAACTCAGAACCCCACGCCCTGTCCGGTCGGGCGCACCACCTCGACCCCTTTGGGCGGGACGAAGTTGAAATGACTGTCGGGCAGCCGGCGATTGACCCGGACGCCGCTGAACTCGATGCGGGTGCTGTTGTCGCTCGGGTCGTAGACCGTGGTGGACAGAATGGGGAAGATGCTGCCCGGCTTGCCGCGGCGCGTCGCCTCGGCGACGGCATCCTTGGCCACCACCACCAGCAGCTTCTGCAGCACGGCGGAGGGCTGGCGGGGGCGCAGCTCCAGAACAGGATTGCCTTGCTCATCCCGGTTCGGCGAGGCCCAGGCAATCTGGAAGTCCCGTGACAGGTTGCCGAGGCCGGTCAAAAAAGCGAGGGGGTCATCGGCACGGGGCTGGGCGGAAGCCTCGATGTCGGACTGGATGACCTGGTGGTTCTCCGGCACGTAGACCCACATGGTCTTGCCGTTGGAGACGATCTCCTGCCGCGTCGGCTGGTCGTATTCCCAGCGGAAGAGGGGCCGGGAAACCCGGTCGGAACGGGTACGGTCGAACTTGACGGTCACGCGGCCGTGGCCCTTCTGGACGCGGTCGAGAGAGGCGACCCGTGACTCCTGGAGGAAATCTGCCTGAAAATCGGCGATGGCCGACGGCGTCGCAGAGTTTGCCTTGAAGGGGCCTTCGAGGGTCTGGATGACGTCCTGCAGGCTGACGTCCTCCTTCGCCGACACCATTTGCGGGAGGGGAAAAAACGCCACCAGGACCAAGACCAGCAATACTATCCGATTCATTTCTGTCTCCATGCTTGAGGGCAATTTTCAGCCGGCGAGTAATGTATCATCGCCGTGCACCGAACGCACCAGCACCTGGCCGGTCGCGAGGTCGAACTCCACGGTCCGACCGTGGCCGCCGCCGACGTCTTCGGCCAGCAGAGGGATTTCCAGGTCTAGCAGGGTCGCCCGGGCCATCCGCACATTGCGCGCCCCGATGCTCTCTTCGGACGGCGCGTAGAGCGGCTCGAACATGTTGGCGCCGCCGACGAGCCGCGCCGTCAGACTCCCCCGCGCAGCCCCCAGGCTGACCAGCTCGTCGGCCATCAGACGGATGGCGGCATCGACGAACTTGGCCAGGCGCACCTCCTGTACGCCGGGCCGGGGCGTCGGCAGCAGGGTATGGGCCATGCCGCCGAGACACCTCTGCCGGTCATCGAGGATGACGCCCAGGCAGGAACCGAGACCGTAGGCTACCAGGACGGCGGGTGCCCTGGCCACGCGGAATTCGGAAATACCGACCCGCAGCTTGCCGCTCACGGCGCACCTCCGACCGCTTCGAGAATGAAGCCGAGGGAAGCCGGATCGGGGAGCAGGAAAAAGTGCCCCTTGATCCCTTCCGCACCGGGCGCGACGCCATGGAATTCGGTTTCCACCATCAGGGCCAGGTCCCCGGCCTGACTCAGCTCGATCAGCACATAGTCGACCACCGCCCCGGCCATGTCGTAGGCCAGCATCGGCACCGAAGGGATCAGGGTCAGGTGCAGCAGGCTGCCGAGGGCGTTGAGGTAGGCCGAAGCAAGGATGTTGCCCACCTCCTTGAGCGTGGAGACGCCGATCTCGTTGAGGAGCGGTTCCGACTCGTCCCGGCGCAGCAGGCAGGCGAGCAGCCGCTGGACGCTTTCGCGGGGAAAGACGAGCAGAATGTTGCCGCGCGCGTCGCCGAGGATCCGCAGGGTGATCCCGGCCACCACACGCTCCGCCCCGCCCATCAGCTCGGGGACCTGGGCGACATCGGTCACGGTCACCCGCGGAACACGCAGGTAAATGGTCTCGCCGATCAGCTGGGAGAGGGCGGTGGCGGCATGCCCCATGCCGATGTTGCTGACTTCCTTGAGGGCATCGAGCTGTCCTTCGCTCAGACGGGAAAAGGTCACGAATTTTCTCCTCTCGGCCGGGCGGCCGGCGCGCCGGGCCGCTGCTCCAGCAGCGATTGCGGATCGATGATGAAAATTACGCTGCCGTCTCCCAGCACCGTCGCACCATGAACGCCCGGGAGCCGGTCGAGGGGAAACGCCAGACTCTTGACGAAGACTTCACGCTGGCCGACCAGCCGGTCGACCACCAGCCCGACCTTGCGGCGGCGCCCTTCGACGACGACCACCGGCAGGCTTCCCCCGGCAGATGGCCGTGCGGGCAGCTGGAGCATCTTGCGCAGCGACAGCAGGGGAACCAACTCTTCCTCGAAAGGGATCACCATCTGCCGCCCGGAGGAGCGGACATCCTCGCGGGCAACATCGAGGGTCCGCAGCACCTTGGTGATGGGGATACCGACGGTATGGCCCGCGCATTCCACCAGCAGAACCTGGATGATCGCCACCGACAGCGGCAGTTTGAGCAGGAAGCGGGTCCCCAGGCCCGGCTCCGACTGGATGTCGAGCCCTCCCCCCAGGTTTTCCACGGCCTTCTTGACCACGTCCATGCCGACGCCGCGGCCCGAGGTTTCGGTGATCTCGGCTGCCGTGGAAAAACCGGGACGACAGACCAGCTGGAGGATATCCCGATCCGGCAGCGCACTGGCCTGGGCAGGGGTAACCATCCCCTTTTCCAGGGCCTTGCGACGGATGGCGACGGGGTCCATGCCGCGGCCGTCATCGGCCACCTCCAGCAGCACCAGGTCTTTCTCCCGCCAGGCACGCACGCTCACGGCGCCGCGCGCCTCGATGCCATGGTCGACGGCGTTGCGCACCAGGTGCACCAGGGGGTCGGCCAGCTCTTCGAGAATGGCCCGGTCGAGCTCGACTTCGATGCCGGTCATGCGCAGCTCGACATTTTTGCCGCTCTTGCGGCCGAGATCCCGAACCAGCCGCGGGAGCCGGCCGGTGATGCTCTCCAGCGGCATCATCCGCACCTGCAGCACATGATGATGCAGATCGGCGATCAGCCGCCGCAGCTGCTCGAGCGCCTCGCCGGCCTCGGTCCAGCGCGTCTCGCGAAAAGCCGTCTGCAGCATGTAGCGATTGGTGATGAGCTCGCCGGTCAGGTTGATGAAGCGGTCGAGGAGCTCGGTGCGCACCCGCACCGTTCGCCCACCCTCGTCCCGCTGGGGCAGCCGTGGCTGCTCCCGGCGCCGGTCGACGGCGAGGGAAACCCGTTCCACATCGGCCATCGCCGCCAGCACTTCCTGTATCTGTCCGGGCGGCTGTTCGGTCAGCAGCCAGGCCTCCAGACGGCGGATCGCCCCCCCCTGCCCCAGTTCCTCCGCCGTCGGGGCACTCTTCAGCAGCGTTCCCAGCCGGCCTATCTCCCGCAGGAGGAGCAGCGCGCGGGCCGCCGGCGCGATGGCCTCGGCGGCCAGTTCGACGGTCACCTGCAGCGCCTGTCCCGGAACCGGTTCGGCAGGCGCCTCCGGCGGCGCGGCAGATAGCGGTGCCGGCGCAAGGGGCACAAGCGAGGGTTCAGTTTCCGCAGAGGCAACGGCGGCCGCCAGAAATGTGTCCACCTCGCGCTCCGGCTGCTCGGTGGCCACGTCCTCGAGCAGCCCCTCCAGCAGATCGACCCCCGCCAGCAACCGGTCGATGGCGGCGGCGGAAACGGCGCCGCCCTTGCGAAAACCGTCCATCAGGTCTTCCAGGTAGTGGGCGAGCTGCACCGTCTGTTCGTATCCCATCGAGGCCGCCATCCCCTTGATGGAATGCGCCGCCCGAAACAGGGAATCGATCCCCTCGCGGTCGGTGGGGTTCTTTTCCAGGGCTACGACCAGGCTGGCCATACTCCGGAGATGCTCCTGCGTCTCGGAGAGGAACATCCCCCGGTATTTGGACATGTCCATAGGCAATTCCGGCGTAAGGCTAAGGGAAAAAGGCAAAGGGGAGAACTTTCATCCTTCTTCCCTCATCCTTCATCCTTGATTTTTGGTCACCCGCCGCACGACGTCGAGAACCCGCTCTTCCTTGAATGGTTTGACGATAAAATCCTTGGCCCCGGCCTGCACCGCCTCGATGACCAGCGCCTCCTGGCCAAGGGCGCTGCACATGACGACGCGGGCGTCGGGGTCCTCGCGGGTGATCTGCTGCAGCGCCTCGATGCCGCTCTTGAGCGGCATGACGATATCCATGGTCACCAGGTCCGGGCGCAGCTCGAGATACCTTTCAACCGCCTCGACGCCGTTGGCCGCCTCACCGACGACCTGAAAGCCGGCTTTGACGAAAATCTCCCTGAGCATGTTGCGCATGAACAGGGCATCGTCCGCAATCAGAATCCTAAGTCCCATGGTCTCCTCCTGTCCCCATTTCAGTCATCTCCAGGCTCGCGAGCAGCTGCGCCGCATCGAGCAGATTGATCATTTCACCATCGAGGCTGAAGACCGCCCGGCTGCAGTTGGCCCGTCGGCCATCTTCCCGGGAGGACAACAGCGCGTCGGCATCGAGCAGCACGATCCGCTGAATGGCGGTCACCGCCAGCGCCAGCCGACAGAGCGACGTTGCCAGAACAATGATGCGCCCATTCTTTTGGCCGGCGGCAAAGCCGAGGCAGGCACCCAGGTCGAGAACCGGCAGAATGTTGCCGTGAAAATTGATGGCCCCCGGAAAGGCGGCCGGCGCCAGTGGGATGTAGTGATAAGGCGGCGGCTCGATGACTTCCTGGATATGGGCCACCTCCAGGGCATAGAGCTCTTCGCCGAGGCGAAAGATAAGAACCTGTTCCATGCCGCCCTAGCTCTTCTCGGGAGCGAGCTGAAAGCGCCTGACCGCCTCGAGCAGTTGCTCGGCGAGGGCCGAGAGGTCCTGGGCCGAACAGGCCATTTCCTCCATCGAGGCCGACTGCTCCTCGGTCGCTGCGGAGACCTCCTGGGTGGCTGCGGCGTTGTCGGTAATGACGCGGGAGATCTCGTCGATCGCCGCCACCATCCCCTTGGCCCCTTCGGCCTGCTTCTGCGATAGCTCGGCGATGCTGGTCGCCTTGGTCTGGGTGGCGACGGCGGTTTGAATGATCTCCTCGAAAGCGCCGCTGGTGGTGTCGAGCGCTGCCCGCTCACTGTCCATCTCCCGGATACTCGTCTGCATCGAGGACTGGACTTTCTGGCTTTCCTCGCGGATCGCCTCGATCAGCCGGGAGATTTCGCCCGCCGAATCACTGGAGGAATCGGCCAGTTTGCGGATCTCCTCGGCGACCACGGTGAAACCACGACCGTACTCGCCGGCCCGGGCCGCCTCGATGGTGGCGTTCAGGGCGAGCAGGTTGGTCTTCTGGGCGATACCGGTGATCACTTCGACGATCTTGCCGATCTTCTGCACCTGCGTGCCGAAGGAGACGATCTGCTCGCCATTGCGCTCCACGTCCCCGAGCACCTGCTTCATTTTCGCCATTGAATTGCGGGCGATCTCTCCGCCGCGCTGGGCGGTGCGGGCGGTGTCGCTGGCCGAGGCGGAGAGCTTCTTGGCGGAAGCGGCAATCAGGTCGATGGAGACCGCCATCTCTCGGATCAGCCGGGACGATTTTTCCACCATTTCCGCCTGGGTTTCGGCGCCGCGACTGATCTGTTCGACGGTGTTGGCCACCTCCAGGGAAGAGGCCGTCATCTCCTCGGAGGTGGCCGAAAGGCCGTGCGCCGATTCGGCGGCCCTGACCGCCGAGGCCCGGATGGTTCCGACCAGCTCGCGCAGGCTCTCCACCACCAGATTGAGGGAGGCGGCCAGATCGGCCGTCTCGTCCGGAAAGCCGCTTCGGGGAAGCAGGACGGGTGCCGAGAGGTCCCCGTGGCTGAGACGTTCGGCCGCCTCCCGCAGATGCCGGATATTGGCGGTGAAGGCCCTGGAGAAGAACCACCCCAGCACCAGGCCCACCAGGATGGCGCAGGCGACGGCAACCAGCTGCTGCATTTCCTCGGGGATGCCGAGGGAGGGGACCAGCAGATTCAGGAAAACGACGGAGCCCACCACGATGATGAAGCCGGCCACGAATTTGTAGGTGATCTCTACGCGCATCAATCCGCTCCTTCCGCCCCGGCCGGGCGGGTTTCAATGTCAACGCATGCCAGGAACTTCTCTGCCCCTGCCGGCAGCTATTGCCGCTGATAGATTCGCTCGCCGGCGTATTCGGCCGCAAAGAGTCGGCGACTCTGGCCCAGCAGCATTTCGGCCTTCCCGAGGACCAGAATCCCGCCGGCCGGCAGCGCCGCCGCGAAGCGCTGCAGG
The nucleotide sequence above comes from Desulfuromonadales bacterium. Encoded proteins:
- a CDS encoding restriction endonuclease produces the protein MARKRYRGRKDEFNFVVGLVILAAIFLHRVDFGKVLYVLFLICLVGAILAGLYYLIREGWGAPESARSRIPVQRPRPGNSPQTVNDLAASAQSFEPDGDEFTMGSLHVERRQEWSAEILSSLEWKRFETVCAEYFRMTGYDPKETRIGADGGVDIWVYKAGNEKPFGIVQCKAWTTYKVGIKPVRELFGVMAAEGVANGMFITSGEFTNEALEFAEGKKLRLISGEIFLDFIGKLPAEKQEELLALALEGDYRTPTCPRCGIKMTLRQGKGSGRDFWGCLRYPRCRATLVHKSGTDNNSSIWSREFA
- a CDS encoding ORF6N domain-containing protein — encoded protein: MLIPIERIEKSIYSLRGQKVMLDRDLAELYGVETRVLNQAVRRNIKRFPDDFMIALSRDEIRDISQFVTSPGFKHAPNVFAFTEQGVAMLSSVLNSDRAIEVNIRIMRTFVKLREMIASNAELARRLDELEQRYDAQFRVVFDAIRQMMQPEEKGRKEIGFKIEEEGAAYV
- a CDS encoding ORF6N domain-containing protein, translated to MNMTVPVEVVKGKIYLIRGQKVLLDRDLAEMYGVEVKALNQAVKRNIGRFPEDFMFQLAAEEAGSLRFQVGISKSQGRGGRRYLPYVFTEQGVAMLSSVLGSERAVQVNIAIMRAFVHMRELAASNRELAHRLDELEKKFAGHDQQFVAVFDAIRQMMKPEEKGRKEIGFKVEEGGAAYL
- a CDS encoding GxxExxY protein — its product is MFHEEITDKIICAYYNVYNRLGHGFLERVYENALAIELKKSGLSVVQQESVRVYYDGIQVGDYIADIIVNGIVILELKSAEFIRSEHLAQLTNYLKATDKEVGLLLNFGRKPEFKRIVLGNESKSFRADNLG
- a CDS encoding outer membrane lipoprotein carrier protein LolA, whose protein sequence is MNRIVLLVLVLVAFFPLPQMVSAKEDVSLQDVIQTLEGPFKANSATPSAIADFQADFLQESRVASLDRVQKGHGRVTVKFDRTRSDRVSRPLFRWEYDQPTRQEIVSNGKTMWVYVPENHQVIQSDIEASAQPRADDPLAFLTGLGNLSRDFQIAWASPNRDEQGNPVLELRPRQPSAVLQKLLVVVAKDAVAEATRRGKPGSIFPILSTTVYDPSDNSTRIEFSGVRVNRRLPDSHFNFVPPKGVEVVRPTGQGVGF
- a CDS encoding chemotaxis protein CheC, coding for MTFSRLSEGQLDALKEVSNIGMGHAATALSQLIGETIYLRVPRVTVTDVAQVPELMGGAERVVAGITLRILGDARGNILLVFPRESVQRLLACLLRRDESEPLLNEIGVSTLKEVGNILASAYLNALGSLLHLTLIPSVPMLAYDMAGAVVDYVLIELSQAGDLALMVETEFHGVAPGAEGIKGHFFLLPDPASLGFILEAVGGAP
- a CDS encoding chemotaxis protein CheA, with protein sequence MDMSKYRGMFLSETQEHLRSMASLVVALEKNPTDREGIDSLFRAAHSIKGMAASMGYEQTVQLAHYLEDLMDGFRKGGAVSAAAIDRLLAGVDLLEGLLEDVATEQPEREVDTFLAAAVASAETEPSLVPLAPAPLSAAPPEAPAEPVPGQALQVTVELAAEAIAPAARALLLLREIGRLGTLLKSAPTAEELGQGGAIRRLEAWLLTEQPPGQIQEVLAAMADVERVSLAVDRRREQPRLPQRDEGGRTVRVRTELLDRFINLTGELITNRYMLQTAFRETRWTEAGEALEQLRRLIADLHHHVLQVRMMPLESITGRLPRLVRDLGRKSGKNVELRMTGIEVELDRAILEELADPLVHLVRNAVDHGIEARGAVSVRAWREKDLVLLEVADDGRGMDPVAIRRKALEKGMVTPAQASALPDRDILQLVCRPGFSTAAEITETSGRGVGMDVVKKAVENLGGGLDIQSEPGLGTRFLLKLPLSVAIIQVLLVECAGHTVGIPITKVLRTLDVAREDVRSSGRQMVIPFEEELVPLLSLRKMLQLPARPSAGGSLPVVVVEGRRRKVGLVVDRLVGQREVFVKSLAFPLDRLPGVHGATVLGDGSVIFIIDPQSLLEQRPGAPAARPRGENS
- a CDS encoding response regulator, encoding MGLRILIADDALFMRNMLREIFVKAGFQVVGEAANGVEAVERYLELRPDLVTMDIVMPLKSGIEALQQITREDPDARVVMCSALGQEALVIEAVQAGAKDFIVKPFKEERVLDVVRRVTKNQG
- a CDS encoding chemotaxis protein CheW, which produces MEQVLIFRLGEELYALEVAHIQEVIEPPPYHYIPLAPAAFPGAINFHGNILPVLDLGACLGFAAGQKNGRIIVLATSLCRLALAVTAIQRIVLLDADALLSSREDGRRANCSRAVFSLDGEMINLLDAAQLLASLEMTEMGTGGDHGT
- a CDS encoding methyl-accepting chemotaxis protein produces the protein MRVEITYKFVAGFIIVVGSVVFLNLLVPSLGIPEEMQQLVAVACAILVGLVLGWFFSRAFTANIRHLREAAERLSHGDLSAPVLLPRSGFPDETADLAASLNLVVESLRELVGTIRASAVRAAESAHGLSATSEEMTASSLEVANTVEQISRGAETQAEMVEKSSRLIREMAVSIDLIAASAKKLSASASDTARTAQRGGEIARNSMAKMKQVLGDVERNGEQIVSFGTQVQKIGKIVEVITGIAQKTNLLALNATIEAARAGEYGRGFTVVAEEIRKLADSSSDSAGEISRLIEAIREESQKVQSSMQTSIREMDSERAALDTTSGAFEEIIQTAVATQTKATSIAELSQKQAEGAKGMVAAIDEISRVITDNAAATQEVSAATEEQSASMEEMACSAQDLSALAEQLLEAVRRFQLAPEKS